One part of the Rickettsia akari str. Hartford genome encodes these proteins:
- a CDS encoding class I SAM-dependent methyltransferase — protein sequence MSIESKIRQLIKQNGYITCDVLMQEVLNLNPTSYYKKVKSLAGEGDFVTAPEISQLFGEIIGLWCIKEWQRIGCPKSLSLVELGPGRGLLMRDLLRTAKLVPEFYKALSIELIEINQNFIAHQKANLQDINLPISHRSFVEDIPKKPTIIIANEFFDAMTIKQYIKVKELWYERIFVVQPVDGRIKYDKISINKPLQEYLLRTHIEAKDGAVLEESYKSIEIIKFIAQHLKTLSGSCLIIDYGYDIAPNDRTGYQYNPTLQAVKNHQYCPILENLGEADLSAHVDFYTLKTVAKNNKINVIDTIAQRDFLIENGILLRKQTLQNKLNNRHLSKLPLEVEFEKVSKQAGIIEKQVERLISPKQMGTLFKVLQIMH from the coding sequence ATGTCAATCGAATCCAAAATAAGACAATTAATTAAACAAAACGGTTATATTACTTGCGATGTCCTCATGCAGGAGGTATTAAACTTAAATCCTACTTCCTATTATAAGAAAGTAAAATCATTGGCTGGCGAAGGGGACTTTGTTACAGCTCCTGAAATTTCACAGCTATTCGGTGAAATTATCGGCTTATGGTGTATCAAAGAGTGGCAAAGAATCGGTTGCCCAAAAAGTCTTAGTTTAGTAGAGCTTGGTCCTGGTCGTGGTCTATTAATGCGTGATTTACTACGCACTGCAAAATTAGTACCGGAATTTTACAAAGCTTTATCAATTGAACTAATAGAAATTAATCAAAATTTTATTGCTCATCAGAAGGCTAATTTACAAGATATTAATTTACCGATTAGCCATCGATCATTTGTAGAAGATATACCAAAAAAACCTACTATAATAATAGCTAATGAATTCTTTGATGCTATGACGATAAAACAATATATTAAAGTCAAGGAATTATGGTATGAAAGAATATTTGTAGTGCAACCGGTAGACGGCAGAATTAAATACGATAAAATAAGCATTAATAAACCATTACAAGAATATCTACTAAGAACTCATATTGAAGCAAAAGACGGAGCAGTACTTGAAGAATCTTATAAATCGATAGAAATTATAAAATTTATAGCACAGCATCTAAAAACACTAAGCGGTAGTTGCTTAATAATAGATTATGGCTATGATATAGCTCCGAATGATAGAACTGGATATCAATATAATCCAACATTACAAGCGGTCAAAAACCATCAATATTGCCCCATCCTTGAAAATCTTGGAGAAGCTGATTTATCGGCACATGTGGATTTTTATACATTAAAAACAGTAGCTAAAAATAATAAAATAAACGTAATAGATACAATAGCTCAACGAGATTTTTTAATAGAAAACGGTATCTTATTGCGCAAGCAAACATTGCAAAACAAGCTGAACAATAGACATCTTTCCAAATTACCTCTAGAAGTAGAGTTTGAAAAAGTGTCTAAGCAAGCAGGAATAATAGAAAAACAGGTAGAGAGGCTAATATCCCCAAAACAAATGGGAACATTATTTAAAGTATTACAAATTATGCATTAA
- the lgt gene encoding prolipoprotein diacylglyceryl transferase, with protein MTFPNINPIIFYLGPLAISWYSLSYVVGILLSWFYANKIIEKFKPQINKKTLEDFITYAVIGIIVGGRLGFVLLYNPSRYFLHPIDILKTYEGGMSFHGGALGVIIAAYLFCRKYKVNFLSLTDIIAAVVPIGLFLGRIANFINGELYGRITNASFGMIFPNSDLMPRHPSQLYEAFFEGLVLFCILAYATFKNKTLKNCGLNSGLFLTFYALFRIAIEIFREPDIQIGFILDNLTMGQILSVPMLILGSYLICQSNPK; from the coding sequence ATGACATTTCCTAATATCAATCCAATTATTTTCTATCTAGGTCCACTTGCTATCTCTTGGTATTCTCTTTCATATGTAGTAGGAATTTTGCTCAGCTGGTTCTATGCAAACAAAATTATAGAAAAATTTAAACCTCAAATTAACAAAAAAACTCTAGAAGATTTCATTACTTATGCCGTTATAGGCATAATAGTCGGAGGCAGACTAGGATTTGTTTTATTATATAACCCTTCTAGATATTTTTTACATCCAATAGATATCTTAAAAACTTATGAAGGCGGTATGTCTTTCCATGGCGGAGCTTTAGGGGTGATTATTGCTGCTTATTTGTTTTGTCGCAAATATAAAGTTAATTTTTTAAGTCTCACGGATATAATAGCCGCTGTAGTACCCATCGGATTATTTTTAGGTAGAATCGCTAATTTTATTAACGGCGAACTATACGGACGTATTACAAATGCTTCTTTTGGTATGATTTTTCCGAATAGTGATTTGATGCCAAGACATCCTAGTCAGTTATATGAAGCTTTTTTTGAAGGTTTAGTATTATTTTGTATCTTAGCGTATGCAACATTTAAGAATAAAACTCTTAAAAACTGCGGTTTAAACTCAGGACTCTTTTTAACCTTTTACGCTCTTTTCCGAATCGCTATTGAAATATTTAGAGAACCAGACATACAAATCGGGTTTATTTTAGATAACTTAACTATGGGACAAATTTTATCTGTACCTATGTTAATTTTAGGAAGTTATTTAATATGTCAATCGAATCCAAAATAA
- a CDS encoding mechanosensitive ion channel domain-containing protein yields MQYLMDLYHTASTELVLLFVMLVSLIPVIFLIKRLIFIPVQNYLTRHHDYKYERILKKYPIFRYLLHTLLALYFVGWGNIFHITSFKAHVLLGIKDIIVILYTSISVTMLLLTLIDAFADLYHDRIKVVAKNAPLSLYFQILKIIVVVIAVMVTISYMLNISLSTFLTSLGAAAALLTFVFKDTVLGLLASLQLTTQEIINIGDWVRIGKIEGTVEKITISVVTIRNFDQSISTVPTYSILNSNVTNYRGISESGARRVKRVFNINMATINFCDATILKELKKSPHISKDVIDKITIDKEQKDLTNIKLFKLYIQEYLKNNPAVYTEGFTFLVRQLEPTITGLPIEIYIFIKEVNLVGYENIQDNISEHLISILPEFKLKIFQNIGVV; encoded by the coding sequence ATGCAATATTTAATGGATCTATATCATACCGCAAGTACTGAGTTAGTATTATTGTTTGTTATGTTAGTATCTCTTATACCGGTGATATTTCTAATTAAAAGATTAATTTTTATCCCTGTACAAAATTATTTAACTAGACATCATGATTATAAGTATGAAAGGATACTAAAAAAATATCCTATATTTCGTTATTTATTACATACTTTATTAGCACTTTACTTTGTAGGTTGGGGAAATATTTTCCATATTACTTCTTTTAAAGCACATGTATTACTTGGAATCAAAGATATTATAGTAATCTTATATACTAGTATATCAGTGACGATGTTATTATTAACGCTTATAGATGCTTTTGCAGATCTGTATCACGATAGGATCAAAGTTGTTGCAAAAAATGCACCGCTTAGCTTATATTTTCAAATATTGAAAATTATTGTTGTAGTTATTGCAGTAATGGTAACTATTTCATATATGTTAAATATTTCGCTTAGTACATTCTTAACAAGTTTAGGTGCAGCCGCAGCTCTTTTAACATTTGTTTTCAAAGATACCGTTTTAGGGTTACTTGCAAGTTTGCAATTAACTACTCAAGAAATTATTAATATTGGAGACTGGGTACGTATAGGAAAAATTGAGGGAACAGTTGAAAAAATTACTATTTCCGTAGTAACAATTAGGAATTTTGATCAATCTATTTCTACAGTTCCTACTTACAGCATTTTAAATTCTAATGTAACTAATTATAGAGGAATTAGTGAATCAGGAGCACGAAGGGTAAAGAGAGTATTTAATATTAATATGGCAACTATTAACTTCTGTGATGCGACTATTTTAAAAGAACTAAAAAAATCTCCTCATATATCAAAGGATGTAATAGATAAAATCACTATTGATAAAGAACAGAAAGATTTAACAAACATTAAGCTGTTCAAATTATATATTCAGGAATATCTAAAAAATAATCCGGCAGTTTATACTGAAGGATTTACTTTTTTAGTAAGACAACTTGAACCTACAATTACCGGGTTGCCTATAGAAATATATATATTCATTAAAGAAGTGAATTTAGTAGGTTATGAAAATATACAAGACAATATTTCTGAACATTTAATTTCTATACTTCCTGAATTTAAATTAAAAATATTTCAGAATATAGGAGTGGTATAA
- the yidC gene encoding membrane protein insertase YidC: MNNNIINLIAAIVLSLSIIFGWQYFVIKPEQKKQQQQIAVQKAANLKKQQLKALVEPATDIVVQEESQVQRIKIESESLTGSISLKGLRFDDLILKKYKQDLSKNSSDVVLFSPTNTEHSYFAEIGLVSNLSSVKLPNNDTIWSSDGEILSPEKPVNLFWVNEDGVKFLVTITVDKNYLFTIEQTIVNNSDKELPIQSYGLINRKYTAVEKAVNILHQGPIGCIDENLKEYSYDDIKDKKSEKFAASKVDWIGITDKYWLSALIPDKSSNYSSNFNYAVKQGIEKYQVDFISPVQIIKPGENFAIKSRIFAGAKKVDLLDQYEKQYDIKLFDRAIDFGWFYIITKPVFYAMNFFYGYVGNFGVSILIVTVIIKLLMFTLANKSYRSMKKIKNLQPEIDRIKNLYSDDKARLNQEIMALYKKEKVNPVAGCLPILVQIPVFFSIYKVLYVTIEMRQAQFYGWIKDLSAPDPTTIFNLFGLLPFSPPSFLMIGAWPILMAITMFLQQKMSPEPADPMQAQVMKFMPLIFLFMFSSFPVGLLIYWSWNNILSIIQQYYINKFN, from the coding sequence ATGAATAATAATATCATTAATTTAATAGCCGCTATTGTACTGTCTTTAAGTATAATTTTCGGTTGGCAGTATTTTGTTATAAAACCTGAACAAAAAAAACAGCAACAGCAAATAGCAGTGCAGAAAGCAGCAAATTTAAAGAAACAACAGTTAAAAGCTTTGGTAGAGCCTGCAACTGATATTGTTGTGCAAGAAGAAAGTCAAGTACAGCGTATTAAAATAGAATCTGAATCACTCACCGGTTCTATTTCACTCAAAGGACTTAGATTTGATGATTTGATATTAAAAAAATATAAGCAAGATTTATCTAAAAATAGCTCTGATGTTGTATTATTTTCACCTACTAATACAGAGCATTCTTATTTTGCCGAAATTGGATTAGTTAGTAATTTATCTAGTGTAAAACTTCCTAATAACGATACAATATGGAGTAGTGACGGTGAAATATTAAGTCCTGAAAAACCCGTTAATTTATTTTGGGTCAATGAAGACGGAGTTAAGTTTTTAGTTACTATTACCGTTGATAAAAACTATTTATTTACTATAGAACAAACCATAGTTAATAATAGCGATAAAGAGCTTCCAATTCAATCATATGGCTTAATAAATCGTAAATATACTGCCGTAGAAAAAGCCGTAAATATACTACATCAAGGACCTATCGGTTGTATAGACGAGAATCTTAAAGAATATTCGTATGATGATATTAAAGATAAGAAAAGCGAAAAATTTGCAGCAAGCAAAGTTGACTGGATAGGCATTACTGATAAATATTGGCTATCTGCTTTAATTCCCGATAAATCAAGTAATTATAGCTCAAATTTTAATTACGCTGTTAAACAAGGTATTGAAAAATATCAGGTAGATTTTATTTCACCGGTGCAAATAATAAAACCCGGTGAAAATTTTGCCATTAAAAGCAGAATTTTTGCCGGAGCAAAAAAAGTAGACTTACTGGATCAATATGAAAAACAATATGATATTAAATTATTTGATAGAGCTATTGATTTCGGTTGGTTTTATATAATTACTAAGCCGGTCTTCTACGCCATGAATTTTTTCTATGGCTATGTCGGTAATTTCGGTGTGAGTATATTAATTGTTACGGTCATAATTAAGCTCTTAATGTTTACTTTAGCCAATAAATCTTATCGTTCGATGAAAAAAATAAAAAATTTACAACCGGAAATCGATAGGATAAAAAATTTATACAGTGATGATAAAGCACGTTTAAATCAAGAAATTATGGCTTTATATAAAAAAGAAAAAGTAAATCCGGTAGCGGGTTGTTTGCCTATACTTGTTCAAATTCCGGTATTTTTCTCTATCTATAAAGTATTATATGTAACTATTGAAATGCGGCAAGCACAGTTCTATGGTTGGATTAAAGATTTATCCGCACCTGACCCTACTACTATTTTTAATTTATTCGGCTTATTACCGTTTTCACCACCGTCATTTTTAATGATTGGAGCATGGCCTATTTTAATGGCTATTACTATGTTCTTACAGCAAAAAATGAGTCCTGAACCTGCGGATCCGATGCAAGCTCAAGTAATGAAATTTATGCCGCTAATTTTTTTATTTATGTTTAGTAGTTTTCCTGTTGGGCTTTTAATATACTGGTCTTGGAATAATATTCTATCCATAATTCAACAATATTATATTAATAAATTTAATTAA
- the pgsA gene encoding CDP-diacylglycerol--glycerol-3-phosphate 3-phosphatidyltransferase, which yields MRIDKNLPNYLTIARIMVIPVIILAFYINNSLARKIGALLFVLASITDFFDGYIARKYNLVTSFGKMFDPIADKILVGCVIIMLLKKGNIDEIPCLLILAREFLVSGLREFLALVKVSVPVSRLAKVKTFLQMFALSILILGSKGAGIIYLDIVGEIILWIAAFLTIITGYSYFKACKKYF from the coding sequence ATGAGAATAGATAAAAATTTACCTAATTATCTAACTATTGCTCGAATAATGGTAATTCCGGTTATTATACTGGCATTTTATATAAATAATTCACTTGCACGTAAAATTGGAGCATTATTATTTGTTTTAGCTAGTATTACGGATTTTTTTGACGGTTATATTGCAAGAAAATATAATTTAGTTACGAGTTTTGGCAAGATGTTTGATCCTATAGCAGATAAGATACTAGTGGGTTGCGTTATTATAATGCTACTAAAAAAAGGTAACATAGATGAGATACCTTGTCTATTAATTTTAGCACGAGAATTTTTAGTTAGCGGTCTTCGGGAATTTTTAGCTTTGGTAAAGGTGAGTGTGCCTGTATCGAGACTCGCTAAGGTAAAAACGTTTTTACAAATGTTTGCTTTATCGATATTGATACTAGGATCCAAAGGTGCAGGCATTATTTATTTAGATATAGTAGGGGAAATAATTTTATGGATTGCCGCTTTTTTAACAATCATTACAGGTTATTCTTATTTTAAAGCATGTAAGAAATATTTTTAA
- a CDS encoding carbonic anhydrase: MIYVKYTILVFIMVFSVNLYATHNDIIANKKIVKVEVSNEHLKTLNEASTLLISCVDFRLIDETDKLMKQLGLEDNFDKVSLPGASLALVNDKYTYWGKTIEDTIEILQELHNIKQVVFLDHRECGAYKILIGQEQLNTKERETAAHAEILNKARDIIKEKFPQLKVYTFLMDLDGVVEQIYEIPS; the protein is encoded by the coding sequence ATGATATATGTAAAATATACAATTTTAGTGTTTATTATGGTGTTTAGTGTAAATCTTTACGCTACTCACAATGATATAATTGCCAATAAGAAAATTGTAAAGGTAGAAGTAAGTAATGAACATTTAAAAACATTAAATGAAGCTTCGACTCTTTTAATTAGTTGTGTAGATTTTAGATTAATAGATGAAACAGATAAATTAATGAAGCAATTAGGGTTAGAAGATAATTTTGATAAAGTATCACTGCCCGGTGCATCGCTTGCCCTCGTTAATGACAAATATACTTATTGGGGGAAAACAATAGAAGATACTATCGAGATTTTACAAGAATTACATAACATCAAACAAGTTGTTTTTCTTGATCATCGCGAATGTGGAGCTTACAAAATACTTATAGGTCAGGAACAGCTAAATACCAAGGAAAGAGAAACGGCAGCCCATGCAGAAATTTTAAACAAAGCACGTGATATAATAAAAGAAAAATTCCCCCAATTAAAAGTTTATACTTTTCTGATGGATCTTGATGGTGTAGTAGAGCAGATTTATGAAATACCTAGCTAA
- a CDS encoding class I SAM-dependent methyltransferase gives MTSYLAKKAHILDAGYGVGRDTKYFLGQGYQVSAFDGSSEIVKLATKETGIDVLHSTFQDIDFKESFGVVWAQATLLHRSYNETINVYKKFTLN, from the coding sequence TTGACTAGCTATTTAGCTAAAAAAGCCCATATTTTAGATGCCGGTTACGGAGTCGGTCGTGATACAAAGTATTTTTTAGGTCAAGGTTATCAAGTGAGCGCTTTTGATGGCTCAAGTGAAATTGTTAAATTAGCCACGAAAGAAACCGGAATAGATGTACTGCACTCAACTTTTCAGGATATCGATTTTAAGGAGTCGTTTGGTGTGGTTTGGGCTCAAGCAACTCTCTTGCATAGATCTTATAATGAAACAATCAATGTGTATAAAAAATTTACGCTGAATTAA
- the tlc1 gene encoding ATP/ADP exchange transporter Tlc1, with protein sequence MSTPKSDNCLSELRKVIWPIERYENKKFLPMAFMMFCILLNYSTLRSIKDGFVVTDIGAEAISFLKTYIVLPSAVVAMVIYVKLCDILKQENVFYVIASFFLGYFALFAFVLYPYPDLVHPDPETIESLSLAYPNFKWFIRIVGQWSFASFYTMAELWGTMMLSLLFWQFANQITKTDEAKRFYSMFGLLANLALPVTSVIIGYFLHEKTQIVAEHLKFVPLFVIMMTSSLLVILTYRWMNKNVLTDPGLYDPALVKEKKAKAKMSLIDSFKMIFTSKYVGYIALLLIAYGVSVNLVEGVWKSKVKELYPTKEAYTIYMGKFQFYQGWVAIAFMLIGSNILRKVSWLTAAMITPLMMLITGAAFFTFIFFDSVIAMHLTGILASGPLALAVMIGMIQNVLSKGVKYSLFDATKNMAYIPLDKDLRVKGQAAVEVIGGRFGKSGGAIIQSTFFILFPAFGFVEATPYFASIFFVIVILWIYAVKGLNKEYQVLVNKTEK encoded by the coding sequence ATGAGTACTCCTAAAAGTGACAATTGTCTCTCGGAACTAAGAAAGGTAATTTGGCCTATAGAACGATATGAAAATAAGAAGTTTCTTCCTATGGCGTTTATGATGTTCTGTATTTTATTAAACTACTCAACGCTTCGTTCAATTAAAGATGGGTTTGTAGTAACGGATATAGGGGCGGAAGCAATAAGTTTCTTAAAAACATATATAGTACTACCTTCTGCCGTAGTCGCTATGGTAATTTATGTTAAGCTCTGCGATATTTTAAAGCAAGAAAACGTATTTTATGTTATTGCTTCATTTTTCTTAGGGTATTTTGCGTTATTTGCTTTTGTGCTTTACCCTTATCCTGATTTAGTTCATCCTGATCCTGAAACCATAGAATCTTTAAGTTTAGCTTACCCTAATTTTAAATGGTTTATAAGAATAGTTGGTCAATGGAGTTTTGCATCTTTTTATACTATGGCAGAGCTTTGGGGAACAATGATGCTTAGTTTATTATTTTGGCAGTTTGCTAACCAAATTACCAAAACCGATGAAGCTAAACGTTTTTACTCAATGTTTGGTTTACTTGCTAATTTAGCATTGCCTGTAACATCAGTGATTATTGGATATTTCTTGCATGAAAAGACTCAAATAGTTGCAGAACATCTAAAATTTGTGCCTTTATTTGTTATAATGATGACAAGTAGCTTGTTGGTAATATTAACATATAGATGGATGAATAAAAATGTTCTAACCGATCCTGGACTTTATGATCCGGCATTAGTAAAAGAAAAGAAAGCTAAAGCTAAAATGTCATTAATAGACAGTTTTAAAATGATCTTCACCTCTAAGTATGTAGGTTATATTGCGTTGTTACTTATTGCTTACGGTGTTTCAGTAAATTTAGTTGAAGGTGTTTGGAAATCCAAAGTAAAAGAATTGTATCCGACGAAAGAGGCGTATACTATATATATGGGTAAGTTCCAATTTTATCAAGGTTGGGTTGCAATTGCTTTCATGCTTATAGGTAGTAATATTTTAAGAAAAGTATCATGGCTAACTGCAGCTATGATAACTCCATTAATGATGTTAATTACCGGTGCAGCATTTTTTACATTTATCTTTTTTGATAGTGTTATTGCTATGCATTTAACAGGTATTCTTGCTTCAGGTCCTTTAGCACTTGCTGTTATGATTGGTATGATTCAAAATGTTTTAAGTAAAGGTGTAAAATATTCCTTATTTGATGCCACTAAAAACATGGCATATATCCCGCTTGATAAGGATTTACGAGTAAAAGGGCAAGCTGCTGTTGAAGTTATCGGAGGAAGATTCGGTAAATCAGGCGGTGCTATTATTCAATCTACATTCTTTATTTTATTTCCTGCATTTGGTTTTGTAGAGGCGACTCCTTATTTTGCTTCTATATTCTTTGTAATAGTAATATTATGGATATATGCTGTTAAAGGTTTAAATAAAGAGTATCAAGTTTTGGTAAATAAAACTGAAAAATAG
- a CDS encoding MFS transporter, giving the protein MTDTKPKIKTPRSPYVKKYNSWRVRILYSIIIGYATFYLCRQNFNIATPAIREYFGVTKTQIGWILTASSIMYGVSKACNGFISDKVNARIFMVLGLLVVGIITILIGFSYSLWFIGILWISSNWFQSMGWPPATKMLTHWFASKELGTKWAMGTTSNQIGGAIAMISCGYLIDKFDWRAAFFVPGVVACVVSLFLYNRLRNSPKEVGLSTVEEYKEYPPESIGDYEKLLTPQLLRMVFCNRLIWYVCLANMFVYIIRSGVIYWAPTFLKDLRNISLANAGLQIGLYEMIGIPGALIAGFLSDKLFQGRRGPIGAICMVLLSLLLVLFWTIPIQSELLSIVILSLIGFFVAGPQLLVGIAAADFSTRQAVGTANGLSGLFGYLGASIAGIGVGWISDHYGWNGVFIFFSISALLGGGLFALTWNRSAKK; this is encoded by the coding sequence ATGACAGATACAAAACCCAAAATTAAAACTCCAAGATCGCCATATGTAAAAAAATATAATAGTTGGCGAGTAAGGATTTTATATTCTATTATTATAGGTTATGCGACTTTTTATTTGTGTCGTCAGAATTTTAATATAGCAACTCCTGCTATAAGAGAATATTTTGGGGTTACTAAAACGCAAATTGGTTGGATATTAACTGCTTCATCTATTATGTATGGAGTGAGTAAAGCTTGTAATGGGTTTATTAGCGACAAAGTTAATGCTCGGATATTTATGGTTTTGGGTCTTTTAGTTGTCGGAATCATTACTATTCTAATAGGTTTTTCATATTCTTTGTGGTTTATAGGAATTTTATGGATATCCAGTAACTGGTTTCAATCGATGGGGTGGCCCCCTGCAACAAAAATGCTTACTCACTGGTTTGCTTCAAAAGAACTTGGCACTAAATGGGCTATGGGTACAACCTCTAATCAAATAGGTGGTGCCATTGCTATGATAAGCTGCGGTTATTTAATCGATAAATTTGATTGGAGAGCTGCTTTTTTCGTTCCTGGTGTAGTCGCTTGTGTAGTATCGCTTTTTTTATATAATAGGCTTCGTAATTCCCCAAAAGAAGTAGGTTTATCTACCGTAGAGGAATATAAAGAATATCCGCCTGAATCTATAGGAGATTATGAGAAGCTATTAACTCCACAATTACTTAGAATGGTCTTTTGTAATAGGCTAATATGGTATGTTTGTTTAGCAAATATGTTTGTTTATATAATACGTTCCGGAGTAATTTATTGGGCTCCAACATTTTTAAAAGATTTACGTAATATAAGCCTTGCAAATGCAGGATTACAAATTGGTTTATATGAAATGATAGGTATTCCCGGGGCGTTGATAGCTGGCTTTTTATCGGATAAATTATTTCAAGGACGTCGCGGTCCTATTGGAGCGATATGTATGGTATTGCTTAGCTTATTGTTAGTCTTGTTTTGGACAATTCCTATTCAAAGTGAATTATTAAGTATAGTAATTCTATCTTTAATAGGCTTTTTTGTTGCAGGACCTCAGCTCCTTGTAGGTATAGCAGCTGCTGATTTCAGTACTCGTCAAGCTGTCGGTACGGCTAATGGATTATCAGGGTTATTTGGTTATTTAGGAGCCTCTATTGCAGGAATCGGCGTAGGATGGATTAGCGATCATTATGGTTGGAATGGAGTATTTATATTTTTCAGTATTTCTGCTCTTTTAGGAGGAGGGTTGTTTGCTTTAACATGGAATCGTTCAGCTAAAAAATAA
- the ndk gene encoding nucleoside-diphosphate kinase, producing the protein MTIQYTFSMIKPDAIKRNKIGQVNAYLENGGLKIVAQKMRFLTKYEAECFYDEHRARTFFNSLVEYITSGAVVLQVLKGEDAIILNRTIMGATNPAEAEAGTIRKDLGESIEANSIHGSDSENSAKREIAFFFNKSEIIE; encoded by the coding sequence ATGACAATACAATATACTTTTTCAATGATTAAGCCTGATGCTATCAAGAGGAATAAAATAGGACAAGTTAATGCTTATTTAGAAAATGGAGGCTTAAAGATAGTGGCTCAGAAAATGAGATTTTTAACTAAATATGAAGCTGAGTGTTTCTACGATGAACATAGAGCAAGAACGTTTTTTAATAGCTTAGTTGAATATATTACTTCAGGAGCGGTAGTACTTCAAGTTCTTAAGGGAGAAGATGCTATAATTTTAAACCGTACCATTATGGGTGCAACTAATCCTGCTGAAGCTGAAGCAGGAACTATTAGAAAAGATTTAGGCGAATCAATTGAGGCTAATAGTATTCATGGTTCAGATAGTGAAAACAGTGCGAAAAGAGAAATCGCATTTTTCTTTAACAAATCTGAAATTATAGAATAA